One window from the genome of Rhodopirellula halodulae encodes:
- a CDS encoding phosphoribosylanthranilate isomerase — MSSGGDLPFRIKICGVRTVDDVRNVSQAGADAIGLNFYSPSVRSLQPDSESTESINEMARKVGLTRVGLFVNHELAEVSRVASRLHLDWVQLHGDETVDAAASLIQSGHRVLRAIRLPRGGLSPSQIDQRIGKWSELPVTLLLDADAGAAFGGGGMPLDWPCIRKWAKRRSQDAAAWVLAGGLTSENVAEAIVCSGARSVDVASGVEQPKGTKNAARIRQFVAAVRLGFQGPNDAAGIETTGR, encoded by the coding sequence ATTTCTTCCGGTGGTGATCTGCCGTTCCGGATCAAAATCTGCGGCGTTCGCACGGTGGATGATGTCCGGAATGTGAGCCAGGCCGGGGCGGACGCGATCGGTTTGAACTTTTACTCTCCCAGCGTTCGCAGTCTCCAGCCCGATTCGGAGTCCACCGAATCGATCAATGAAATGGCTCGAAAAGTCGGGCTGACGCGGGTTGGTTTGTTCGTCAATCACGAGCTGGCTGAGGTATCGCGTGTGGCTTCGCGATTGCATTTGGATTGGGTCCAGTTGCACGGTGACGAAACGGTCGATGCTGCTGCTTCCCTGATTCAGTCCGGGCATCGCGTGCTGCGAGCCATTCGATTGCCGCGAGGGGGACTGTCGCCGTCGCAGATCGACCAGCGAATCGGCAAGTGGTCGGAGTTGCCGGTGACCCTGTTGTTGGACGCCGATGCGGGGGCGGCGTTTGGCGGTGGCGGGATGCCGCTGGATTGGCCGTGTATCCGCAAGTGGGCGAAGCGACGATCGCAAGATGCTGCCGCATGGGTGCTGGCAGGCGGTCTGACATCGGAAAATGTGGCTGAAGCCATCGTCTGCAGTGGTGCGCGAAGCGTGGATGTGGCCAGCGGTGTCGAGCAGCCCAAGGGCACCAAGAACGCCGCGAGAATCCGTCAATTCGTTGCAGCCGTTCGGTTGGGATTCCAGGGGCCCAATGATGCGGCGGGAATTGAAACGACTGGGCGTTGA